A window of Solanum stenotomum isolate F172 chromosome 3, ASM1918654v1, whole genome shotgun sequence contains these coding sequences:
- the LOC125858992 gene encoding uncharacterized protein LOC125858992, with amino-acid sequence MVETDIGWRINSGNALFWWDNWMGEGPLAHFCHGITSLNNTQVSDFLRHGQWNETMVRMHVPPLLVPKMLSTVIHYEAGVPDEAYWKQNENGTFTCSSAWNLVRGKKNKSRLFSTIWHKQVPFKASFLLWRALKFKLPTNDRLSSFGVQPTTCFCCIRPGLDDIEHIFVKGNFAAHIWRYFLGLMGIIHDPRPLENLLMSWWGMAAKNEKNRCSVKFGQKKSNVARVKYMIFKDTFQLLMVTYPYCSWPNNWEDMINEVEKCSQDIRIITVSWQCPPSPFLKLNTDGSALHNPGKIGGGRILRDSNGNMIYAFAIPLGIGTNNQAATHRLDWCFQHGYRKVILEVDSELLTKWLNNKSKPPWKLQVHHSTSPAYYSAGLLQMPAYL; translated from the exons ATGGTGGAAACTGATATAGGATGGAGAATAAACTCTGGAAATGCCCTTTTCTGGTGGGATAACTGGATGGGGGAAGGACCTCTAGCTCACTTTTGTCATGGCATAACTAGCTTGAATAATACTCAAGTTTCTGATTTTTTAAGACATGGACAGTGGAATGAAACTATGGTGAGAATGCATGTACCACCTTTGCTAGTTCCCAAAATGCTTAGCACTGTTATTCACTATGAAGCAGGAGTCCCTGATGAAGCCTATTGGAAGCAAAATGAGAATGGGACTTTTACCTGTTCATCTGCCTGGAACCTGGTGAGGGGCAAGAAGAACAAGAGTAGGCTATTCTCTACTATTTGGCATAAACAAGTTCCATTCAAAGCTTCCTTTCTATTGTGGAGGGCTCTCAAATTCAAACTTCCTACCAATGATAGGTTGAGCTCTTTTGGAGTACAGCCAACGACATGTTTCTGCTGCATTAGACCAGGATTGGATGATATTGAACACATTTTTGTTAAAGGCAATTTTGCAGCTCATATCTGGAGGTACTTCTTAGGACTGATGGGAATTATTCACGACCCCAGGCCACTTGAAAACCTCCTGATGAGCTGGTGGGGAATGGCTGCAAAAAATGAG AAGAACAGATGCTCGGTGAAATTTGGCCAGAAAAAATCTAATGTGGCAAGAGTGAAGTACATGATTTTTAAAGACACTTTCCAGCTCCTCATGGTCACTTACCCCTATTGTTCTTGGCCTAATAATTGGGAGGATATGATCAATGAAGTGGAGAAATGTTCCCAGGATATTAGGATCATCACGGTCAGTTGGCAATGCCCTCCCAGCCCCTTTTTGAAGCTTAATACAGATGGAAGTGCATTGCATAACCCCGGGAAGATAGGAGGAGGGCGTATATTGAGGGACTCCAATGGAAACATGATATATGCATTCGCAATCCCCCTTGGTATTGGTACCAATAACCAAGCTGCAACTCACAGATTGGACTGGTGCTTTCAACATGGTTACAGGAAAGTCATCTTGGAAGTGGACTCAGAACTACTTACCAAATGGCTCAATAACAAAAGCAAGCCTCCCTGGAAATTGCAAGTACATCACTCAACTTCACCAGCTTATTACTCAGCTGGACTTCTTCAAATGCCAGCATACCTATAG